Proteins from one Kineosporiaceae bacterium genomic window:
- the rplP gene encoding 50S ribosomal protein L16: MLIPRRVKHRKQHHPSRSGAAKGGTAVTFGEWGLQALEPAYVTNRQIEAARIAMTRHIKRGGKVWINIYPDRPLTKKPAETRMGSGKGSPEWWIANVKPGRVMFELSFPNEKVAREALTRAMHKLPMKCRIVRREGGEG, from the coding sequence GTGCTCATCCCCCGTCGGGTCAAGCACCGCAAGCAGCACCACCCGTCGCGTTCGGGTGCCGCCAAGGGTGGCACCGCGGTGACGTTCGGTGAGTGGGGCCTGCAGGCGCTCGAGCCCGCTTACGTGACCAACCGGCAGATCGAGGCCGCGCGTATCGCGATGACCCGCCACATCAAGCGTGGCGGCAAGGTGTGGATCAACATCTACCCCGACCGTCCGCTCACCAAGAAGCCGGCCGAAACCCGCATGGGTTCCGGTAAGGGTTCGCCGGAGTGGTGGATCGCGAACGTCAAGCCCGGACGCGTGATGTTCGAGCTGTCGTTCCCGAACGAGAAGGTGGCACGCGAGGCGCTCACCCGCGCCATGCACAAGCTGCCGATGAAGTGCCGGATCGTCCGGCGCGAGGGTGGTGAAGGGTGA
- a CDS encoding 50S ribosomal protein L29 has translation MAVGSKDLAVASLRGFDDERLLEELRKAKEELFNLRFQSATGQLESHGRLRAVRRDIARIYTIMRERELGITSGPQ, from the coding sequence ATGGCGGTCGGTTCCAAGGACCTCGCCGTGGCGAGCCTTCGCGGTTTCGACGACGAGCGTCTGCTCGAGGAGCTCCGCAAGGCCAAGGAAGAGCTGTTCAACCTCCGGTTCCAGTCGGCGACCGGTCAGTTGGAGAGCCATGGCCGGCTGCGCGCCGTCCGGCGTGACATCGCCCGGATCTACACGATCATGCGCGAGCGCGAGCTCGGCATCACCTCCGGACCGCAGTGA
- the rpsQ gene encoding 30S ribosomal protein S17, protein MAPESEEKAVVSDTESVTSQARGYRKVRRGYVVSDKMDKTVVVAVEDRVKHPLYGKVLRRTSKVKAHDEANSAGVGDLVQIVETRPLSATKRWRLEKIVEKAK, encoded by the coding sequence ATGGCGCCCGAGTCGGAAGAGAAGGCAGTAGTGAGCGACACTGAGAGCGTGACATCGCAGGCCCGGGGCTACCGCAAGGTGCGCCGTGGGTATGTGGTGAGCGACAAGATGGACAAGACCGTGGTGGTCGCCGTCGAGGACCGGGTCAAGCACCCGTTGTACGGCAAGGTCCTGCGCCGTACCAGCAAGGTCAAGGCGCACGACGAGGCCAACTCGGCGGGTGTCGGTGACCTGGTGCAGATCGTGGAGACCCGCCCGCTGTCGGCGACCAAGCGCTGGCGGCTGGAGAAGATCGTCGAGAAGGCGAAGTAA
- the rplN gene encoding 50S ribosomal protein L14, whose translation MIQQESRLRVADNTGAKEILCIRVLGGSGRRYAGIGDVIVATVKDAIPGGNVKKGDVVKAVVVRTTKERRRPDGSYIRFDENAAVILRNDGDPRGTRIFGPVGRELRDKKFMKIISLAPEVL comes from the coding sequence GTGATCCAGCAGGAGTCGCGACTGCGCGTCGCCGACAACACGGGTGCCAAGGAGATCTTGTGCATCCGGGTTCTCGGCGGGTCCGGTCGCCGCTACGCCGGTATCGGCGACGTCATCGTGGCGACGGTCAAGGACGCGATCCCGGGCGGCAACGTCAAGAAGGGCGACGTCGTCAAGGCGGTCGTCGTGCGCACCACCAAGGAGCGTCGTCGTCCGGATGGTTCCTACATCCGCTTCGACGAGAACGCTGCCGTCATCCTGCGCAACGACGGTGACCCGCGGGGAACCCGCATCTTCGGTCCCGTCGGGCGCGAGCTGCGCGACAAGAAGTTCATGAAGATCATTTCGCTGGCCCCGGAGGTGCTCTGA
- the rplX gene encoding 50S ribosomal protein L24 codes for MRIKKGDTVQVIAGAAEDKGKTGKVIAVYPETNRVLVEGIKRITKHTKVGTSNRGSRTGGIVTQEAAIHISNVMLVDPQTKKPTRVGVRTETVERDGRSKTVRIRVAKRSGKDI; via the coding sequence ATCAGGATCAAGAAGGGCGACACCGTGCAGGTGATCGCCGGTGCGGCCGAGGACAAGGGCAAGACCGGCAAGGTGATCGCCGTCTACCCCGAGACCAACCGGGTGTTGGTCGAGGGCATCAAGCGGATCACCAAGCACACCAAGGTCGGCACCAGCAACCGCGGTTCGCGTACGGGTGGCATCGTCACCCAGGAGGCGGCGATCCACATCAGCAACGTGATGCTGGTGGACCCGCAGACCAAGAAGCCCACCCGCGTCGGCGTCCGCACCGAGACCGTCGAGCGCGACGGTCGCAGCAAGACCGTGCGGATCCGGGTCGCGAAGCGCTCGGGTAAGGACATCTGA
- the rplE gene encoding 50S ribosomal protein L5 has translation MSTATLTSGPRLKQRYRSDIAPALRGEFGYSNVMQTPGLVKIVVNMGVGEAARDSKLIEGAIRDLAAITGQKPQVTKARKSIAQFKLREGMPIGCHVTLRGDRMWEFLDRLLSVALPRIRDFRGLSPKQFDGRGNYTFGLNEQSMFHEIDQDRIDRVRGMDITVVTTAGTDAEGRALLRHLGFPFKEN, from the coding sequence ATGAGCACTGCAACACTCACCAGCGGGCCGCGGCTCAAGCAGCGCTACCGCAGCGACATCGCGCCGGCTCTGCGAGGCGAGTTCGGCTACTCCAACGTCATGCAGACCCCCGGTCTGGTCAAGATCGTGGTCAACATGGGTGTCGGCGAGGCAGCTCGCGACTCCAAGTTGATCGAGGGCGCCATCCGCGACCTGGCCGCGATCACCGGCCAGAAGCCGCAGGTCACCAAGGCGCGCAAGTCGATCGCCCAGTTCAAGCTGCGCGAGGGCATGCCGATCGGCTGCCACGTCACGCTGCGGGGCGACCGGATGTGGGAGTTCCTCGACCGTCTGCTGTCGGTGGCCCTGCCGCGTATTCGTGACTTCCGTGGGTTGTCGCCCAAGCAGTTCGACGGGCGTGGCAACTACACCTTCGGCCTGAACGAGCAGTCGATGTTCCACGAGATCGACCAGGACAGGATCGACCGGGTCCGCGGTATGGACATCACCGTGGTCACCACCGCCGGCACCGACGCCGAGGGCCGTGCGCTGCTGCGCCACCTCGGATTCCCGTTCAAGGAGAACTGA
- a CDS encoding type Z 30S ribosomal protein S14, translated as MAKTALINKANAKPKFKVRGYTRCQRCGRPHSVYKKFGLCRVCLREMAHRGELPGLTKSSW; from the coding sequence GTGGCCAAGACCGCACTGATCAACAAGGCCAACGCAAAGCCCAAGTTCAAGGTGCGCGGCTACACGCGCTGCCAGCGCTGCGGCCGGCCGCATTCGGTGTACAAGAAGTTCGGACTGTGCCGGGTGTGCCTTCGTGAGATGGCGCACCGGGGCGAGTTGCCGGGCCTGACCAAGAGCAGTTGGTGA
- the rpsH gene encoding 30S ribosomal protein S8 → MTMTDPIADMLTRLRNANSAYHDAVEMPYSKLKAHIAEILQQEGYIASWAVGDAEVGKSLTITLKYGPNRERSIAGVRRVSKPGLRVYAKSTNLPRVLGGLGIAILSTSSGLLTDKQANKKGVGGEVLAYVW, encoded by the coding sequence ATGACCATGACCGACCCGATCGCAGACATGTTGACCCGTCTGCGCAACGCCAACTCGGCCTACCACGACGCGGTCGAGATGCCCTACAGCAAGCTCAAGGCGCACATCGCCGAGATCCTGCAGCAGGAGGGCTACATCGCCTCCTGGGCAGTCGGTGACGCCGAGGTGGGCAAGTCGCTGACCATCACGCTGAAGTACGGCCCCAACCGGGAGCGTTCGATCGCCGGTGTGCGGCGCGTCAGCAAGCCCGGCCTGCGGGTCTACGCCAAGTCGACCAACCTGCCGCGCGTGCTCGGTGGCCTGGGGATCGCGATCCTGTCGACCTCCTCGGGGCTGCTGACCGACAAGCAGGCGAACAAGAAGGGCGTGGGTGGGGAAGTCCTCGCCTACGTCTGGTGA
- the rplF gene encoding 50S ribosomal protein L6 has product MSRIGKLPITVPGGVEVTIDGQDVTVKGPKGTLNHSIAAPITVEREDATLRVVRPDDERSSRALHGLTRTLIANMVIGVTQGYEKKLEIVGTGYRVQAKGSNLEFALGYSHSITVEPPDGVTFAVEAPTRFSVAGIDKQKVGEVAANLRKLRKPDPYKGKGVRYAGETIRRKVGKAGKK; this is encoded by the coding sequence ATGTCCCGCATCGGCAAGCTGCCCATCACCGTGCCCGGCGGCGTCGAGGTCACCATCGACGGTCAGGATGTGACGGTCAAGGGTCCCAAGGGCACCCTGAACCACTCCATCGCCGCCCCGATCACGGTCGAGCGTGAGGACGCCACGCTGCGCGTCGTCCGGCCGGACGACGAGCGCAGCTCGCGCGCCCTGCACGGCCTGACCCGCACGCTGATCGCCAACATGGTGATCGGCGTGACCCAGGGCTACGAGAAGAAGCTCGAGATCGTCGGTACCGGGTACCGGGTGCAGGCCAAGGGGTCGAACCTCGAGTTCGCCCTGGGCTACAGCCACTCGATCACGGTCGAGCCACCGGACGGCGTGACCTTCGCGGTCGAGGCGCCCACCCGGTTCTCGGTCGCCGGCATCGACAAGCAGAAGGTCGGCGAGGTCGCCGCCAATCTGCGCAAGCTGCGCAAGCCCGACCCGTACAAGGGCAAGGGCGTGCGGTACGCCGGGGAGACGATCCGGCGCAAGGTCGGGAAGGCAGGCAAGAAGTGA
- the rplR gene encoding 50S ribosomal protein L18, translating into MAIGIKRSGGGAGKGTDAARKRRHLRVRKRIVGSPERPRLVVTRSSRHMVAQIVDDAAGRTLASASTLEADLRTLEGDKTAKAKRVGELVAERAKAAGVAAVVFDRGGNRYHGRVAAVADGAREGGLSL; encoded by the coding sequence ATGGCGATCGGCATCAAGCGCAGCGGAGGCGGGGCCGGTAAGGGCACCGACGCGGCACGCAAGCGCCGTCACCTGCGCGTGCGCAAGCGCATCGTGGGCAGCCCCGAGCGTCCCCGTCTGGTGGTCACCCGGTCCAGCCGGCACATGGTCGCCCAGATCGTGGACGACGCCGCGGGCCGCACGCTCGCCTCGGCGTCCACCCTCGAGGCCGACCTGCGCACCCTGGAGGGCGACAAGACCGCCAAGGCCAAGCGGGTCGGCGAGCTGGTGGCCGAGCGCGCGAAGGCGGCCGGTGTGGCGGCCGTGGTCTTCGACCGCGGCGGCAACCGCTATCACGGCCGGGTCGCGGCCGTGGCGGACGGCGCTCGCGAAGGCGGGCTGTCCCTGTGA
- the rpsE gene encoding 30S ribosomal protein S5, which produces MAGPQRRGTGAGAGASGGGENSGRRERRDRDNRRDRDGGAEKTAFVERVVAINRVAKVVKGGRRFSFTALVVVGDGDGTVGVGYGKAKEVPAAIAKGVEEAKKHFFKVPRIQGTIPHPIQGEKAAGVVLLKPASPGTGVIAGGPVRAVLDCAGIHDVLSKSLGSSNAINIVHATVAALKGLERPESVAARRGLPIEDVAPAALLRARAGTGA; this is translated from the coding sequence ATGGCGGGACCCCAGCGCCGCGGAACTGGCGCCGGAGCCGGTGCCAGCGGCGGCGGCGAGAACTCGGGACGGCGTGAGCGTCGCGACCGGGACAACCGGCGCGATCGCGACGGCGGCGCGGAGAAGACCGCCTTCGTCGAGCGGGTCGTGGCGATCAACCGCGTGGCCAAGGTGGTCAAGGGTGGTCGGCGGTTCAGCTTCACCGCCCTGGTCGTGGTCGGCGACGGCGACGGCACCGTGGGTGTCGGGTACGGCAAGGCCAAGGAGGTGCCCGCGGCGATCGCCAAGGGTGTCGAGGAGGCCAAGAAGCACTTCTTCAAGGTGCCGCGCATCCAGGGGACCATCCCGCACCCGATCCAGGGTGAGAAGGCCGCGGGCGTCGTCCTGCTCAAGCCGGCTTCGCCCGGTACCGGTGTCATCGCCGGTGGGCCGGTGCGCGCGGTCCTGGACTGCGCCGGGATCCACGACGTGCTCAGCAAGTCGCTCGGGTCGTCGAACGCGATCAACATCGTGCACGCGACGGTGGCGGCGCTGAAGGGTCTGGAGCGTCCGGAGTCGGTGGCGGCCCGTCGGGGTCTGCCCATCGAGGACGTCGCGCCGGCCGCCCTGCTGCGAGCCCGTGCCGGGACCGGTGCATGA
- the rpmD gene encoding 50S ribosomal protein L30, which translates to MMAKLKVTQIRSTIGGIAAHRETVRSLGLKRIGHVVVKEDRPEIRGMVKAVRHLVTVEEVD; encoded by the coding sequence ATGATGGCCAAGCTCAAGGTGACCCAGATCAGGTCCACGATCGGCGGGATCGCCGCTCACCGGGAGACAGTGCGTTCACTCGGACTGAAGCGGATCGGCCACGTCGTGGTGAAGGAGGACCGTCCCGAGATCCGCGGGATGGTCAAGGCGGTGCGCCACTTGGTCACCGTCGAGGAGGTTGACTGA
- the rplO gene encoding 50S ribosomal protein L15: protein MAGSQNSEKPLRVHHLRPAPGSKTPKTRVGRGEGSKGKTAGRGTKGTKARYQVSAAFEGGQMPMHMRLPKLRGFKNPFRVTYQVVNLDRLSSLYPDGGTVTVDDLVAKGAVRPGHPVKVLGTGEVGVALQVSVDAFSTSAREKIAAAGGTASTD from the coding sequence ATGGCCGGCTCGCAGAACAGCGAGAAGCCGCTGCGGGTTCACCACCTGCGGCCTGCTCCGGGGTCCAAGACCCCCAAGACCCGGGTGGGTCGTGGTGAGGGCAGCAAGGGCAAGACCGCCGGACGTGGCACCAAGGGCACCAAGGCGCGGTACCAGGTCTCGGCTGCCTTCGAGGGTGGCCAGATGCCGATGCACATGCGCCTGCCCAAGCTGCGTGGCTTCAAGAACCCGTTCCGGGTCACCTACCAGGTGGTCAACCTGGACCGGCTGTCGTCGCTCTACCCGGACGGCGGCACGGTGACCGTGGACGACCTGGTGGCCAAGGGCGCGGTGCGTCCCGGACACCCGGTCAAGGTTCTGGGCACCGGCGAGGTCGGTGTGGCGTTGCAGGTGAGTGTCGACGCCTTCTCCACCAGCGCTCGCGAGAAGATCGCTGCTGCGGGCGGGACCGCTTCGACCGACTGA
- the secY gene encoding preprotein translocase subunit SecY, whose translation MLTAFARAFRTPDLRRKLFFTMAIMAVFRLGSFIPTPGISYSAVRSCIGQQDSSSGAAGAFALANLFSGGALLQLSIFALGIMPYITASIIIQLLTVVIPRFEALKEEGQSGTSKLTQYTRYLTIGLAILQSTTLVAMARANNIFPNCTADIVPKRDIWTVLLMVITLTAGTGLIMWLGELVTERGVGNGMSLLIFTSIAATFPGALWGIKQQNDASGHGWDTLALVIAVGIVVMALVIFVEQSQRRIPVQYAKRMIGRRMYGGTSTYIPIKVNMAGVIPVIFASSLLYLPMLIAGFQPDSTAGWITFIRRYLQTGDHWIYMVIYTALIIFFTYFYVSITFNPDEVAENMKKYGGFIPGIRAGRPTAEYLEYVLSRITLPGSVYLAIISLIPLVAFALIQANQASFPFGGTSILIVVGVGLETVKQIESQLQQRHYEGFLR comes from the coding sequence GTGCTCACCGCGTTCGCCCGGGCGTTCCGAACCCCCGACCTGCGTCGCAAGTTGTTCTTCACGATGGCGATCATGGCCGTGTTCCGGCTCGGGTCGTTCATCCCGACGCCGGGGATCAGCTACAGCGCGGTGCGCAGCTGTATCGGCCAGCAGGACAGCTCCAGCGGAGCCGCCGGGGCGTTCGCCCTGGCCAACCTGTTCAGCGGCGGGGCGCTGCTCCAGCTGAGCATCTTCGCGCTGGGGATCATGCCGTACATCACGGCGAGCATCATCATCCAGCTGTTGACCGTGGTGATCCCGAGGTTCGAGGCCCTGAAGGAAGAGGGGCAGAGCGGGACGTCGAAGCTGACGCAGTACACCCGGTACCTGACCATCGGCCTGGCCATCCTGCAGTCGACCACGCTGGTGGCCATGGCTCGGGCGAACAACATCTTCCCCAACTGCACGGCCGACATCGTGCCCAAGCGCGACATCTGGACCGTCCTGCTGATGGTGATCACGCTGACGGCCGGCACCGGCCTGATCATGTGGCTCGGTGAGCTGGTCACCGAGCGAGGCGTCGGCAACGGCATGTCGCTGCTGATCTTCACCTCGATTGCGGCCACGTTCCCCGGCGCGCTGTGGGGGATCAAGCAGCAGAACGACGCCTCCGGCCACGGCTGGGACACCCTGGCGCTGGTGATCGCCGTCGGCATCGTCGTGATGGCCCTGGTCATCTTCGTCGAGCAGTCGCAACGGCGGATCCCGGTGCAGTACGCCAAACGCATGATCGGCCGTCGGATGTACGGCGGCACCAGCACCTACATCCCGATCAAGGTCAACATGGCCGGGGTCATCCCGGTCATCTTCGCCTCGTCGCTGCTCTACCTGCCGATGCTGATCGCCGGGTTCCAGCCCGACAGCACCGCCGGGTGGATCACCTTCATCCGCCGGTACCTGCAGACCGGTGACCACTGGATCTACATGGTGATCTACACCGCGCTGATCATCTTCTTCACGTACTTCTACGTGTCGATCACGTTCAACCCGGACGAGGTCGCCGAGAACATGAAGAAGTACGGCGGGTTCATCCCCGGCATCCGCGCCGGTCGGCCCACCGCTGAGTACCTCGAGTATGTTCTGTCCCGGATTACCTTGCCCGGATCGGTCTATCTCGCCATCATCTCCCTGATCCCCTTGGTCGCGTTCGCCCTGATCCAGGCCAATCAGGCGTCCTTCCCGTTCGGTGGAACCTCCATCCTGATCGTGGTGGGCGTCGGTCTCGAGACGGTCAAACAGATCGAGTCCCAGCTGCAGCAGCGGCATTACGAAGGGTTCTTGCGATGA
- a CDS encoding adenylate kinase: MRLVLLGPPGAGKGTQAVGLAARLGIPAISTGDIFRSNIKGGTDLGKLAQSYTSTGRLVPDEVTNDMVADRLAQDDVAPGFLLDGYPRNAAQVDALDAMLAASGTPLDAVVLITADTDALVQRLLKRAEIEGREDDTEDVIRHRQEVYAAETAPLIDIFDGRGMLVRVDGMGEIGEVTDRLFAALDGR; encoded by the coding sequence ATGAGGCTTGTTCTGCTCGGTCCCCCCGGCGCCGGAAAGGGCACCCAGGCCGTCGGCCTCGCGGCCCGGCTCGGCATCCCGGCCATCTCGACCGGTGACATCTTCCGCAGCAACATCAAGGGCGGAACCGACTTGGGCAAGCTGGCTCAGAGCTACACCTCGACCGGGCGGCTGGTGCCCGACGAGGTCACCAACGACATGGTCGCCGACCGACTCGCCCAGGACGACGTGGCGCCGGGCTTCCTGCTCGATGGCTACCCGCGCAATGCGGCTCAGGTGGACGCTCTGGACGCCATGTTGGCTGCTTCCGGCACCCCGCTGGACGCCGTCGTCCTGATCACCGCCGACACCGACGCCTTGGTGCAGCGGCTGCTCAAGCGGGCCGAGATCGAGGGCCGTGAGGACGACACCGAGGACGTCATCCGGCACCGCCAGGAGGTCTACGCCGCCGAGACCGCGCCATTGATCGACATCTTCGACGGCCGCGGCATGTTGGTGCGGGTCGACGGGATGGGTGAGATCGGCGAGGTCACCGACCGGCTGTTCGCCGCCCTCGACGGGCGCTGA